Genomic window (Dyadobacter fanqingshengii):
CTGCAACATAAAAGGAACATTTATCGGTCGTTGCCGGACTTGGAAAACAATTATACCATTCTCAAAAAAGGCTAAGGGTGCTCAATGTGGCCTATTTCTTTCATTTCTTTGTTCAATTACGAACAAGCTTGTCCGGTTACACGAAGGATGTTATATCCAATACCGTCACATTTATGCCGACTATTTAGTCCAGGTTGAGGAATGTTAAAACAGCATCCATTAATACCCATCGTCGGGCTGGCTCAGTTTTTTTATTCTCATCATAAAAAATTGATATAAAATGGCTGATATAAATAAAAATGAGTCGGACGAGGCAAAGAACCTTACTGACGAAAACGGACAGATACAAGGTTCCAACACGGTTAAGGATCCCGACGAATGGACCACTGGCGACGAGGCCATGACCGGTGCGCAGCAATCGTACCTCAAAACACTTTCTGACGAAGCCGGCGAAGAATTCGACGAAACACTAAGCAAAGCCGAAGCGTCCAAAAGAATCGACGAGCTGCAACACAAAACGGGTCG
Coding sequences:
- a CDS encoding DUF3072 domain-containing protein, translating into MADINKNESDEAKNLTDENGQIQGSNTVKDPDEWTTGDEAMTGAQQSYLKTLSDEAGEEFDETLSKAEASKRIDELQHKTGRGLK